A genomic segment from Pseudomonas sp. M30-35 encodes:
- the rplV gene encoding 50S ribosomal protein L22: MEVAAKLSGARISAQKARLVADQIRGKKVGEALNLLAFSSKKAAEIMKKVLESAVANAEHNEGADVDDLKVSTVFVNEGRSLKRIMPRAKGRADRIVKRSCHITVKVADK, from the coding sequence ATGGAAGTAGCCGCTAAGTTGTCGGGCGCTCGAATCTCCGCCCAAAAAGCCCGCTTGGTCGCCGACCAGATCCGCGGGAAAAAGGTGGGCGAAGCGCTCAACTTGTTGGCTTTTAGCAGTAAAAAAGCCGCCGAGATCATGAAAAAAGTGCTGGAGTCGGCTGTAGCCAACGCCGAGCACAACGAAGGCGCAGACGTTGATGACTTGAAGGTCAGCACCGTTTTCGTCAACGAAGGGCGTTCGCTGAAGCGAATCATGCCGCGTGCCAAAGGCCGCGCTGATCGCATCGTCAAGCGGTCTTGCCATATCACTGTCAAGGTTGCGGACAAGTAA
- the rpsS gene encoding 30S ribosomal protein S19 encodes MPRSLKKGPFIDLHLLKKIEVAVEKNDRKPVKTWSRRSMILPQMVGLTIAVHNGRQHVPVLVNEDMVGHKLGEFAGTRTYRGHVADKKAKR; translated from the coding sequence GTGCCACGTTCTCTGAAAAAAGGTCCTTTCATCGATCTTCACCTACTGAAGAAGATTGAAGTGGCAGTTGAAAAGAATGATCGCAAGCCAGTTAAAACCTGGTCGCGCCGTTCTATGATTCTGCCGCAAATGGTCGGTCTGACCATTGCTGTGCATAACGGCCGTCAACATGTCCCAGTTCTTGTGAACGAAGACATGGTCGGTCACAAACTCGGCGAGTTTGCTGGTACCCGCACTTATCGTGGGCACGTAGCAGACAAGAAAGCCAAGCGTTAA
- the rplB gene encoding 50S ribosomal protein L2: MAIVKCKPTSAGRRFVVKVVNQELHKGAPYAPLLEKKSKTGGRNNNGRITTRHIGGGHKQHYRLVDFRRNDKDGIPATVERIEYDPNRTAHIALLMYADGERRYIIAPKGVSAGDQLIAGIMAPIKPGNSLQLRNIPVGSTVHGIELKPGKGAQIARSAGASAQLIAREGVYVTLRLRSGEMRKVLAECRATLGEVSNSEHSLRSLGKAGAKRWRGVRPTVRGVAMNPVDHPHGGGEGRTSGGRHPVSPWGFPTKGAKTRGNKRTDNMIVRRRK; the protein is encoded by the coding sequence ATGGCAATCGTTAAATGCAAACCGACTTCCGCTGGCCGCCGTTTTGTGGTCAAGGTGGTCAATCAGGAGCTGCATAAAGGCGCTCCTTACGCTCCGCTGCTTGAAAAGAAGTCGAAGACTGGCGGTCGTAACAACAATGGTCGCATCACTACCCGTCATATCGGTGGTGGTCACAAGCAGCATTATCGTCTGGTCGATTTCCGTCGCAATGACAAAGATGGCATTCCAGCCACTGTCGAGCGTATTGAATACGATCCGAACCGTACCGCACACATCGCTTTGTTGATGTATGCAGACGGCGAGCGTCGCTACATCATCGCACCTAAGGGTGTGAGTGCTGGCGATCAGCTGATTGCTGGGATCATGGCTCCAATCAAGCCGGGCAACAGCCTACAACTGCGCAACATTCCAGTTGGTAGCACTGTTCACGGTATTGAACTGAAGCCAGGTAAAGGTGCACAGATCGCTCGTTCCGCTGGTGCTTCGGCTCAGCTGATCGCTCGTGAAGGCGTCTATGTGACATTGCGTCTGCGTTCCGGTGAAATGCGTAAAGTTCTGGCCGAGTGCCGTGCGACTTTGGGCGAAGTTTCGAACTCCGAGCACAGCCTGCGTTCGCTAGGTAAAGCTGGTGCTAAGCGCTGGCGTGGCGTTCGCCCGACCGTTCGTGGTGTTGCCATGAACCCGGTCGACCACCCACATGGTGGTGGTGAAGGTCGTACCTCTGGTGGTCGTCATCCGGTGTCTCCATGGGGCTTCCCTACCAAGGGTGCTAAGACTCGTGGTAACAAGCGCACCGATAATATGATCGTCCGTCGTCGCAAGTAA
- the rplX gene encoding 50S ribosomal protein L24, whose amino-acid sequence MQKIRRDDEIIVIAGKDKGKRGKVLKVLADDRLVVGGVNLVKRHTKPNPMSGVQGGIVEKEAPLHASNVAIFNGETSKADRVGFKVEDGKKIRVFKSTQKAVDA is encoded by the coding sequence ATGCAAAAGATTCGTCGTGACGACGAGATCATCGTGATCGCCGGCAAAGACAAAGGTAAGCGCGGTAAGGTGCTCAAGGTTCTCGCTGACGACCGTTTGGTCGTTGGTGGGGTCAACCTGGTGAAGCGTCATACCAAGCCTAACCCGATGTCGGGCGTTCAAGGCGGTATCGTTGAGAAAGAAGCGCCATTGCACGCTTCTAACGTGGCCATCTTCAATGGCGAAACCAGCAAAGCAGATCGCGTTGGTTTTAAAGTTGAAGACGGTAAAAAAATTCGTGTCTTCAAGTCGACCCAAAAAGCGGTTGATGCTTGA
- the rpsC gene encoding 30S ribosomal protein S3, whose amino-acid sequence MGQKVHPIGIRLGIVKEHTSVWYADGRTYADYLFADLKVREYLQDKLKSASVSRIDIARPAQTARITIHTARPGIVIGKKGEDVEKLRQDLTKQMGVPVHINIEEIRKPELDGMLVAQSVAQQLERRVMFRRAMKRAVQNAMRIGAKGIKIQVSGRLGGAEIARTEWYREGRVPLHTLRADIDYATYEAHTTYGVIGVKVWIFKGEVIGGRHEELKPQAPAPRKKAAK is encoded by the coding sequence ATGGGTCAGAAAGTACATCCCATTGGCATTCGCCTGGGAATCGTCAAGGAGCACACCTCCGTCTGGTACGCAGACGGTCGGACTTATGCGGACTATTTGTTCGCTGATCTGAAAGTGCGTGAGTATCTCCAAGACAAATTAAAAAGCGCGTCCGTAAGCCGTATCGACATTGCTCGTCCGGCTCAAACTGCACGCATCACCATCCACACCGCTCGTCCGGGTATCGTTATCGGCAAGAAAGGTGAAGATGTTGAGAAGCTGCGTCAGGACCTGACCAAGCAAATGGGTGTGCCTGTGCACATCAATATCGAAGAGATCCGTAAGCCGGAGCTCGACGGTATGCTGGTTGCGCAGAGCGTAGCTCAGCAGCTGGAGCGTCGCGTGATGTTCCGTCGCGCTATGAAGCGCGCTGTACAAAACGCCATGCGTATTGGTGCCAAGGGCATCAAAATCCAAGTGAGCGGTCGTCTCGGCGGTGCTGAAATTGCACGTACCGAATGGTATCGCGAAGGTCGTGTGCCGTTGCACACCCTGCGTGCCGATATCGACTATGCCACGTACGAAGCGCACACCACTTACGGTGTGATCGGTGTCAAGGTTTGGATCTTCAAAGGCGAAGTAATTGGTGGTCGCCACGAAGAACTAAAACCACAAGCACCTGCGCCTCGTAAAAAAGCTGCTAAGTAA
- the rpsN gene encoding 30S ribosomal protein S14 — MAKMSMKNRELKRQQTVAKYAKKRAELKAIIVDQEATPEARWEATVALQKQPRDASASRMRNRCRITGRPHGVYRKFGLSRIKLREAAMRGDVPGLVKASW; from the coding sequence ATGGCCAAAATGAGCATGAAAAACCGTGAGCTGAAGCGTCAGCAAACGGTTGCTAAGTACGCTAAGAAGCGTGCTGAGCTGAAAGCCATCATCGTCGATCAGGAAGCAACTCCTGAAGCGCGTTGGGAAGCTACAGTAGCACTGCAGAAGCAGCCACGTGACGCAAGCGCCTCGCGCATGCGTAACCGCTGCCGCATTACCGGTCGTCCGCACGGCGTTTATCGCAAGTTCGGTCTGTCGCGTATCAAGCTGCGTGAAGCTGCTATGCGCGGTGACGTACCAGGTCTGGTTAAAGCCAGCTGGTAA
- the rplP gene encoding 50S ribosomal protein L16: protein MLQPKRTKFRKQMTGHNRGLAQRGSKVSFGEFALKSVARGRLTARQIESARRALTRHVKRGGKIWIRVFPDKPVTKKPLEVRMGKGKGGVEYWVAQIQPGKVLYEIEGVSEELAREAFALAAAKLPLATTFVKRTVM from the coding sequence ATGTTGCAACCAAAGCGTACGAAGTTCCGCAAGCAGATGACAGGCCACAACCGTGGCTTGGCACAACGCGGTAGCAAAGTCAGCTTCGGCGAATTCGCCTTGAAGTCTGTTGCCCGCGGTCGTCTCACCGCCCGTCAGATTGAGTCCGCTCGTCGTGCTCTGACTCGTCACGTTAAGCGTGGCGGGAAAATCTGGATTCGCGTTTTCCCGGATAAGCCGGTTACCAAGAAGCCTCTAGAAGTGCGGATGGGTAAAGGTAAGGGTGGCGTTGAGTATTGGGTAGCCCAGATTCAGCCAGGCAAAGTCCTGTATGAAATCGAAGGCGTTTCCGAAGAGTTGGCGCGTGAGGCTTTCGCCTTGGCAGCTGCAAAGCTGCCTCTCGCCACCACTTTTGTTAAGCGGACGGTGATGTGA
- the rpmC gene encoding 50S ribosomal protein L29, which produces MKANELREKSAQQLNEQLLGLLRDQFNLRMQKATGQLGQSHLLSQVKRDIARVKTVLNQQAGK; this is translated from the coding sequence ATGAAGGCGAATGAACTTCGTGAAAAATCAGCACAGCAGCTGAACGAGCAACTGCTCGGCCTGCTGCGCGACCAGTTCAATCTGCGTATGCAGAAAGCGACTGGCCAGTTGGGGCAGTCTCATCTGCTCTCGCAAGTTAAGCGCGATATCGCTCGTGTGAAGACTGTGCTCAACCAGCAGGCAGGTAAGTGA
- the rplN gene encoding 50S ribosomal protein L14, protein MIQTQSMLDVADNSGARRVMCIKVLGGSHRRYAGIGDIIKVTVKEAIPRGKVKKGQVMTAVVVRTRHGVRRPDGSIIRFDGNAAVLLNNKQEPIGTRIFGPVTRELRTEKFMKIVSLAPEVL, encoded by the coding sequence ATGATTCAGACTCAATCCATGCTCGACGTTGCTGACAACAGTGGCGCACGTCGCGTTATGTGTATCAAGGTGCTGGGCGGTTCACACCGCCGTTATGCAGGCATCGGTGACATCATCAAGGTAACCGTTAAGGAAGCAATTCCACGCGGTAAAGTGAAGAAGGGCCAGGTAATGACTGCAGTTGTAGTCCGTACCCGTCATGGCGTTCGTCGTCCTGATGGCTCGATCATTCGCTTCGATGGCAATGCTGCTGTTCTGTTGAACAACAAGCAAGAGCCTATCGGTACCCGTATCTTTGGGCCCGTGACTCGCGAACTTCGTACTGAGAAGTTCATGAAGATCGTCTCGCTCGCCCCTGAAGTGCTGTAA
- the rplE gene encoding 50S ribosomal protein L5, with protein MARLKEIYRKEIAPKLQEELKLANVMEVPRITKITLNMGLGEAIGDKKIIEHAVADLEKITGQKVVVTHARKSIAGFKVREGWPIGVKVTLRRERMYEFLDRLLSISLPRVRDFRGLNAKSFDGRGNYSMGVKEQIIFPEIDYDKIDALRGLDITLTTTARTDDEGRALLRAFKFPFRN; from the coding sequence ATGGCACGACTAAAAGAGATTTATCGGAAGGAAATTGCGCCCAAGCTCCAGGAAGAACTGAAGCTTGCTAACGTGATGGAAGTTCCGCGTATTACCAAAATCACCCTTAACATGGGCCTGGGCGAAGCGATCGGTGATAAGAAGATCATCGAGCACGCAGTTGCCGACCTGGAAAAGATTACCGGTCAGAAAGTCGTTGTGACTCATGCCCGTAAGTCGATTGCAGGCTTCAAGGTTCGTGAGGGCTGGCCGATTGGCGTTAAAGTTACTCTGCGCCGTGAGCGTATGTATGAGTTCCTGGATCGTCTGCTGTCTATCTCCCTGCCGCGCGTGCGTGACTTCCGCGGCCTGAATGCCAAGTCGTTTGACGGCCGTGGCAACTACAGCATGGGTGTTAAAGAGCAGATCATTTTCCCGGAAATCGACTACGACAAAATCGATGCCCTCCGCGGTCTGGATATTACCCTGACCACTACTGCTCGGACGGATGATGAAGGTCGCGCATTGCTGCGTGCTTTCAAATTCCCGTTCCGCAACTGA
- the rpsQ gene encoding 30S ribosomal protein S17, giving the protein MAEAEKTVRTLTGRVVSDKMDKTITVLIERRVKHPIYGKYVKRSTKLHAHDETNQCHIGDKVSIRETRPVAKTKTWALVEVIERAVEV; this is encoded by the coding sequence ATGGCTGAAGCCGAAAAAACAGTCCGTACGCTGACCGGCCGTGTTGTCAGCGACAAGATGGACAAGACCATCACCGTATTGATCGAGCGTCGCGTTAAGCACCCGATCTACGGTAAATACGTTAAGCGTTCGACCAAGCTGCACGCGCATGACGAAACCAATCAGTGCCACATCGGTGACAAAGTTTCGATTCGTGAAACTCGTCCCGTTGCCAAGACCAAAACTTGGGCATTGGTTGAAGTCATCGAACGCGCAGTGGAAGTCTAA